From Verrucomicrobiia bacterium:
AGCCCCCAGGACCTTTCCCGCAACAGCCACCATGCAACGCTGAATGGTGCAACGAACGCATTCACCGATGATCCCCGGTTTGGCAGGGTCTTGTCACTAAATGGAACGAGCCATGTGAATTTGCCGGGCGATCTTCTTGATGATCACGAGAGCCTGAGCGTCACGGGCTGGCTGTTCTTGCGTTCTGCCGACCCGTGGCAACGCTTCTTCGATTTCGGACAGGACACCACACACTATTTCTTTTGCACGCCCGTTGGAGCCGGACCCGACGACGGATTTCGAGCGCGCATTACCTCGGAAGGCTGGGAATCGGAACAAGGGCCGGCCGCACCGCGCCTTTCGACAAATCAATGGATTCACATCGCCGTAACGCTCGATGCTGCACAGAAGAGGCTGAACACCTATGTCAATGGCAGGCGCGTTGCGCAATCGAGCAACGTCAATTTGAACATGGCGCAGGTGTTGAGCGAAACAGGTTCGGAAAATCATTTGTATATTGGCAGGTCGCAGTTCGACAGCGATCCCCACCTCGATGCGCGTTTGCACGATGTGCGCATCTACAGCATCGCGCTCACTGATCAGCAGGTCGCCACGATCTATTCCAACAAACTGTCAGGAGCGAGCGGCAGCACGAGCGCGTCCATCTCAGGATCTTCAACGAGCGGAGCAAAAGCGTTCATGGCCGGCATCACGAGCGTGTCGGATGTGACTGCCGAAACGACTGTCGGGCACCTGCCAAAGCTTCCCTTCACTGTTCCAGCGGCTGATGCGAATCAAACAACAGGTCTCATGGTGCGCGTCATCTGGCCATCGCCCTCGAACAACGTGCAGGTGCTTCAGCCTGGCAGCTACTCCATCACTGGCATCGTGGCGGGCACCGCATTCAAGCCTGTGGCGAAAGTGACCGTCAAACGCGGGTCCGCCGCCCCGGCACCGGCGCGAGTGCTTGAGACGTTTCCGTTGAACCGCGTCACGCTTGAACGCGACGAGCAACAACGTGAAACGCAGTTCATGAAGAATCGGAACAAGTTCATGCAGGGCCTGGCGGAATCGAATCCCGACCGTTATCTCTACATGTTCCGCGACGCATTCGGCCAGCCGCAGCCGGACGGCGCACAGGCCTTGCGCGGGTGGGACAGCCAGACGACCCGTTTGCGCGGTCATGCCACGGGCCATTACCTGACCGCCATTGCGCAGGCCTGCGCGAGCTCAGGCTACGACCCCGCGCTGCAGTCGAACTTCGTTCGCAAGATGAATTACCTGATCGATACCCTCCATGATCTTTCGAGCCGTTCCGGAATGCCGACAAACGCAGGTGCGGCTGCCGTCGCCGATCCCACGGCAGTTCCGTTCGGGCCCGGAAACACGAATTACAATTCCGACCTGAGCACCAACGGCATTCGCACTGATTACTGGAATTGGGGCAAGGGGTTCATCAGCGCGTATCCGCCGGACCAATTCATCATGCTGGAACAAGGCGCAACCTACGGAACGCGCAACACGCAAATCTGGGCGCCCTATTACACACTGCATAAAATCCTGGCGGGGCTGCTCGACTGCTATGAAGTCGGCGGCAATGAGAAGGCATTGCAGATCGCAAGGAACATGGGGCTGTGGGTTCATGCGCGCCTGAGCCAGCTGCCGGCCGCGACACGGATCAGCATGTGGAACCGCTACATCGCGGGTGAGTACGGCGGCATGAACGAAGTCATGGCGCGGCTGAATCGGCTCACGAACGATGCCCGATTCCTGGAAGGCGCGCGTCTGTTTGATAACATCAATTTCTTCTTCGGAGATTCAAACTTCACCCACGGCCTCGCGTTCAATGTCGACACGATTCGCGGCAAGCACGCCAACCAGCACATTCCGCAGATCACCGGCGCGCTTGAGACGTATCGCGGCTCAAATGATCCAAAGTATTATCGAGTTGCAGAGAACTTCTGGGACATCACGCGGCACAGTTATATGTACAGCATCGGCGGAGTCGCTGGCGCAAAGAATCCGAACAACGCGGAATGCTTCACCGCCCATCCTGACACATTGTTCGCGAACGGGTTCGCAAACGGCGGGCAGAACGAGACCTGCGCAACGTACAACCTGCTGAAGCTGAGTCGCTACCTTTTCCAGTTCGATCCAGAGGCGCGGTACATGGATTATTACGAGCAGGCCCTCTACAACCATATTCTGGCATCCGTCGCCGAGAACAATTCCGGCAACACCTATCACGTGCCGTTGAACCCGGGCGCCCGCAAACAATTCGGGAATGGAAACATGAGCGGCTACACGTGCTGCAACGGCACGGCGATCGAAAGCAGCACGAAGCTGCAGGATTCCATCTACTTCCGCAGCGCGAACAATGACGCCCTCTATGTGAACCTCTACGTGCCTTCGACACTCACGTGGTCCGAGCGCAGCGTCACGGTTCGGCAACGGACGGATTTTCCTTACGAAGATTCGGTTCGGATCGTGGTGAATGGGGAAGGCGCTTTTGACCTGCGCCTGCGAGTTCCGATGTGGGCGGCAAAAGGTTTCCACGTGAAAATCAATGGTGAGCAGCAATCCATTTCCGGGACACCCGGCACCTATCTTTCGCTGCAACGCACCTGGAAGAGCAACGACACTGTGGAAATCAGGATGCCGTTTGGGTTCCGGCTTGAGCGGCTCATGGATCAGCCAAACATCGCGAGCGTCTTTTTCGGCCCTGTTCTGCTGGCGGCTGAGGAGCCGGACGCGCGCACAACGTGGCAGCCTGTGACATTGAACGGCAGTGATCTTTCTGAATCGATCAAGGGTGATCCCGCCTCACTTCGTTTTACGATCGGTGATGCGAAGTTGAAACCGTTCTTTGAAACCTACGATCGGCATTCCGTTTACTTCGACGTGACGCTCCAGTAGGCAGCCGGCAAACCGCAGGCTTCAGCCTGCTTCACCATTAAATCGGCGCGGCGTGTGGAACTTGCACCCGCGTCCTGATGCAGCAACACCGTAAGCCGCGTGCAACGCGGCGCTCCAGGCGCGCAGACAAAAAAAGGCCGCTGTCGTCAAACAGCGGCCATCGTTTAAAAAGCAGCATCAGCGAGTCGCGTAACCGGCGATGCTCAGCGTGAGTTCGATTTCGTCCGAGACCTTGTCTTCGTTCTTTCCAGGCTGGATGTTAAAATCACTCCGCTTGATGCTGAAGCTCGATCGGATGACAAGCAGGTCGCCTTTCATGTTTGGCATGCGCGCGGCGAGTTTGTCCTTCAGGTAAGTGAGCTTTACGGGGACCGTGATTTCCTTGGTAATTCCCTTCAGCGTAAAGGTTCCCACGGCATCAGCAGTCGTGCTATCACCCTCGGTTTTCACGTTCTTCAGCGACTTGGCTTCGAACGTGATCTCCGGGTGTTTCTTCGCATCCATCCAGCCTTCACTCAGCATGTGATCACGCATCATGGCGTTTCCGACGGTCAGCGTTTCCGTCGCAACCACGATCTTCCCGGTCGTGGCAGATGGCTTGGCGGGGTCAAACGTCACTTTGCCGGAGATTCCACTGGCG
This genomic window contains:
- a CDS encoding YceI family protein, with product MKTSLTILSLVLAAASASAEPLTFDFKDPKGVNHAAFKMDAPLETISGSASGISGKVTFDPAKPSATTGKIVVATETLTVGNAMMRDHMLSEGWMDAKKHPEITFEAKSLKNVKTEGDSTTADAVGTFTLKGITKEITVPVKLTYLKDKLAARMPNMKGDLLVIRSSFSIKRSDFNIQPGKNEDKVSDEIELTLSIAGYATR
- a CDS encoding beta-L-arabinofuranosidase domain-containing protein codes for the protein MKKILLVVSSLVLIHAHRPPAHAQGDGDQFLDGIGETALVARYLFNGSPQDLSRNSHHATLNGATNAFTDDPRFGRVLSLNGTSHVNLPGDLLDDHESLSVTGWLFLRSADPWQRFFDFGQDTTHYFFCTPVGAGPDDGFRARITSEGWESEQGPAAPRLSTNQWIHIAVTLDAAQKRLNTYVNGRRVAQSSNVNLNMAQVLSETGSENHLYIGRSQFDSDPHLDARLHDVRIYSIALTDQQVATIYSNKLSGASGSTSASISGSSTSGAKAFMAGITSVSDVTAETTVGHLPKLPFTVPAADANQTTGLMVRVIWPSPSNNVQVLQPGSYSITGIVAGTAFKPVAKVTVKRGSAAPAPARVLETFPLNRVTLERDEQQRETQFMKNRNKFMQGLAESNPDRYLYMFRDAFGQPQPDGAQALRGWDSQTTRLRGHATGHYLTAIAQACASSGYDPALQSNFVRKMNYLIDTLHDLSSRSGMPTNAGAAAVADPTAVPFGPGNTNYNSDLSTNGIRTDYWNWGKGFISAYPPDQFIMLEQGATYGTRNTQIWAPYYTLHKILAGLLDCYEVGGNEKALQIARNMGLWVHARLSQLPAATRISMWNRYIAGEYGGMNEVMARLNRLTNDARFLEGARLFDNINFFFGDSNFTHGLAFNVDTIRGKHANQHIPQITGALETYRGSNDPKYYRVAENFWDITRHSYMYSIGGVAGAKNPNNAECFTAHPDTLFANGFANGGQNETCATYNLLKLSRYLFQFDPEARYMDYYEQALYNHILASVAENNSGNTYHVPLNPGARKQFGNGNMSGYTCCNGTAIESSTKLQDSIYFRSANNDALYVNLYVPSTLTWSERSVTVRQRTDFPYEDSVRIVVNGEGAFDLRLRVPMWAAKGFHVKINGEQQSISGTPGTYLSLQRTWKSNDTVEIRMPFGFRLERLMDQPNIASVFFGPVLLAAEEPDARTTWQPVTLNGSDLSESIKGDPASLRFTIGDAKLKPFFETYDRHSVYFDVTLQ